In a genomic window of Telopea speciosissima isolate NSW1024214 ecotype Mountain lineage chromosome 5, Tspe_v1, whole genome shotgun sequence:
- the LOC122661137 gene encoding uncharacterized membrane protein At4g09580-like produces the protein MSVRQSKASWCSFYCSNIHIMAAPRSIVVDIGRQRDEENAEEDSPTSKKPIAAKYDGRFPLSQWELVVAVSVILLSSIGLVCVYLTMPAAEYGKIKLPHSISDLRILKDNLATYAKDYRGQFILGYCLTYIFMQTFMIPGTIFMSLLAGALFGVIKGLVLVVLNATTGASCCYFLSKLIGRPLVNRLWPEKLRFFQAEIAKRKEKLLNYMLFLRITPTLPNTFINVASPIVDIPFHVFFLATLVGLIPASYITVRAGLALGDLKSVKDLYDFKTLVILFLIGSVSIFPTILKKKRTYE, from the exons ATGTCTGTAAGACAG AGTAAAGCTTCCTGGTGCTCCTTTTATTGTTCGAACATTCATATTATGGCTGCTCCGAGGAGTATTGTTGTTGATATTGGAAGGCAGAGGGACGAAGAGAATGCGGAAGAGGATTCACCCACGAGTAAGAAACCGATTGCTGCGAAATACGATGGTAGATTTCCGTTGTCGCAATGGGAGTTGGTTGTTGCAGTTAGTGTGATTTTGCTCTCCTCGATCGGTCTCGTTTGTGTCTATTTGACCATGCCAGCTGCCGAATATGGCAAAATCAAGTTGCCTCACTCTATTTCAGATCTCCGAATTCTCAA AGATAATCTTGCAACCTATGCAAAAGACTACAGAGGACAGTTCATCCTAGGATACTGTTTGACTTACATCTTCATGCAGACATTTATGATTCCTGGAACAATCTTCATGTCATTACTTGCTGGTGCCCTTTTCGGTGTTATCAAAGGCCTGGTTTTAGTTGTCTTAAATGCGACAACTGGGGCATCATGCTGCTATTTCCTGTCTAAGTTAATTGGCAGACCTTTAGTTAACCGATTGTGGCCTGAAAAATTGAGGTTTTTCCAGGCAGAG ATAGCAAAGCGTAAGGAAAAGCTGCTGAATTACATGCTTTTTTTGAGGATTACTCCAACTTTGCCTAACACATTTATTAATGTGGCATCTCCAATAGTGGATATTCCTTTTCATGTATTTTTCCTGGCAACATTGGTTGGACTTATTCCAGCTTCATATATCACTGTCAGA GCTGGCCTTGCTCTTGGGGATCTGAAGTCAGTCAAGGATTTATATGATTTTAAGACCCTGGTTATACTTTTTCTTATCGGTTCAGTGTCCATATTTCCAACCATCCTGAAGAAGAAGCGAACATATGAATAA
- the LOC122663321 gene encoding calmodulin-A-like yields the protein MATAIVSKPTLSKWFSNKSFMLSVHRFHHRFHHHFHHSKSDLNLLVSETEITPPPPPPPPITPKEQSRKEELQEIFRHFDADGNGYISGSELRSYLASIGEFMSPEEAQGVINDLEAAGGDNLMLDFDEFVKLMEREGGEDDLKRAFEMFVVEKGSGNITSEGLQRMFSSLGYKISNEECKTIIQAFDCDGDGMLGFPEFQQMMA from the coding sequence ATGGCAACTGCTATTGTATCCAAGCCAACTTTATCTAAATGGTTCTCCAACAAGAGCTTCATGCTAAGCGTCCATCGCTTTCATCATCGCTTTCATCATCACTTTCATCATTCCAAATCCGACCTGAACCTTCTTGTGTCTGAGACTGAGAttactcctcctcctcctcctcctcctcctatcACACCCAAAGAACAATCAAGAAAGGAAGAACTCCAAGAAATATTTCGTCACTTTGATGCTGATGGTAATGGGTATATCTCAGGATCTGAACTCAGATCCTACCTTGCTTCCATAGGGGAGTTCATGTCCCCTGAAGAGGCCCAAGGTGTGATCAACGATCTCGAAGCAGCAGGCGGCGACAATTTGATGCTGGATTTTGACGAATTTGTGAAGTTGATGGAACGCGAAGGTGGGGAGGATGATCTGAAAAGAGCCTTTGAGATGTTTGTGGTGGAGAAGGGTTCTGGGAACATTACATCAGAGGGGTTGCAGAGGATGTTCAGTAGCCTTGGATACAAAATATCAAATGAAGAGTGCAAGACCATCATACAAGCATTCGACTGCGATGGCGATGGTATGCTTGGTTTCCCTGAGTTCCAGCAGATGATGGCTTAA